In the Dromaius novaehollandiae isolate bDroNov1 chromosome 25, bDroNov1.hap1, whole genome shotgun sequence genome, CGGTTCCCCCCTCCGCAGGGCGCCCGGCCAACAAGCTGACGGTGGTGCCGGCGGAGCCGGTGGTGCCGTACGGCGGCTCGGCCCAGCTGAACTGCTCCCTGGCCTGCGCCGAGGGCACGGTGCAGTGgcgggggctggacaccaacctgGGCACCGTCGTCTCCTCCGCCGGCCACAGCGTCCTGCGCCTGAGCAACACCGCGGTGGCCGCCGAGGGCACCAAGATCTGCCAGGGCACCTGCGGCGGGCGGCACTACCAGCACGCCGTCGACCTCAAGGTCTACTGTAAGCATCGCTCGGCCCCGCaaagccccccgcgccccgggacGGCCCGCCGGCATGGTGCCggcggcccagccccgcggctgacgcccgccctccccgcagccctgccGGACACGCTGCAGCTGGCGGCGCAGCCGGCGGTGCTggtgccggggcggccggcggccctgcgctgcgcggcgcggcgcgtcTACCCGCTGGCGGGGCTGGCGCTCGCCTGGTACCGCGGGGAGCGGCTGCTGCAGCGGGCGCCCTTCGACGCGGAGGAGACCGAGGAGGAGCTCTTCGACGTGGCCGCCACGCTGCCGCTGGCGGGGCGCGACGTGGTCGTCGGCGCGGAGTTCCGCTGCGAGGTGACGCTGACCGTCCGGCGGGAAACCTTCACCCGGGCGGCGGCCCTGGCCGTGAGCGACGCCGGTGAGTGCCGGCTCGGCGCTGGGCCCCCCTCGCCCAAGATCCCGTCTTGCTGGAGGGAAACAGCCTCTCTTCCCGCACCGCTGGTAACGCCCGGGCGGGCAGGACCGCGCACGGGGGCCCTGGGTTTGCTcccgccccgggagcggcggaggacgggggcggcgggggcaccgtcccggccccggggcggcggggccctcACCGCCCGCTCGGCGGGTCTGTGTTCGCAGCGGTGACGGAgcagcccgcggccgcggccACCGTCCCGCAGACGCCCCCGACCGCCCCGGCTCCGACGGGGACCCCCGGCACGGCCGCGTCCGAGGCCGCTGCGACTCTGCCGCCCACGCAGAGCCCCCCGGCCCGCGACGCCACCGCGGCCCCGACCGAGCCCTCGCAGGAACCCGCCGCCGAGGCCGCCTCGGACCGGGCTGCGGCCGCCGAAACCCCCTCCCCGGAGAGCCCTGCTCCGCGGGACGACGACGCGGATGCTCCCACGGCACCTCCAGCCACCGGCACGGTGCCCGGCTCCGGCACGGCGAGCCCCACGGCCGGGAGCACGGCCCGGGCGCAGGGACCCGCCGCGgacggggccgggcgccgccggggctcccccaccgcggggccggctgccggCACGGCGCCCGGCTGCAGCCTGCGCATCTGGTCGCTGCCGCCCAACGGGAcgcggggccgggccctgcgCATCGAGTGCCGGGCGCAGTGCGGCGCCAACGCCACCGTCCGCTGGCTGCGCACGCCCGTGGCCCTCTCGCAGTaccgggaggaggcggcgggcagcggctccGCCCTGAGCCTGGACCGCGCGGAGCTGCGGCACCAGGGCCGCTACCAGTGCGCCGTGCTCAGCCGCCGGGCGCCGGTGGCCAGCCTGCAGCTGGCCGTGTCCGCCGGTGAGTGacgccggggccgggaggggaggggagcgtccggggcgcggggctgcgccgggagGGCTCCGCGGAGCTGCTCCCCGTCGCgcacgtgcatgcacatgcaccGCTCCGTGGGGCCGGCGACCGCGCGCGCTGCGGCGGGTTGCGTTAGTGCCCTGGGGAGACGTTAGGTGCAGCCGGGTGTTTGCTGTCACAGGCGGAGTCTGCTGCGATTTTAAGTCCCTTTTGTGTCTTTGCAGATACGGTCAGCACCGACCCTGCCATACCCGTGGGGACGACGGTCTCGCTTTTGGGACTGATAGTGACCGCAGTCACATCCCATCGCCTGTGGAAACGGTTCAAATCACAGTACGATCTGTCCTAGGAGTGGGCCCTGCCTGCAGGCGCCGCAGCCCTCAGGGCCAGTCCCGAGCACCAGCCCTTCCGCTGCCGGACTCGCTGGGCCCCCGGGGAGCTGCACCTCCGACGGCGCCCGGCTCGCGGCAgagggctgcaggagctgcggGGTGAGGGCTGCTGCGATGAGACCCGAGAGAAGAGCAGAAGCATCCGCGATGCTGGACAGGCCACAGGTGTGCTGGCCCCATCGCAGCTCTCAGGCTGCGTCATTTCGCGGAGGTGGCCGTGCCCCGCGCAGGGCAGCTCTGCCCCTCCGGAGGGGCCCCTGGGGCTCCGTCGCACGCGGCCGCCCCGACAGCCAGAGACCGACGGCAAGTCCCCTCCGTCACAACAGATGTGTCGGGACACTGCTGTGGGAGGTGCGGTGGGTAAAACTGGCTGTGCAAATGATCTGTGCATTTAATATTGAGTGAAGAGGCCGGTCCATGGCATAGAGAGTCTGTGGTACGGGAGGGCATCTTTTCTAATAAAGGTTTTTGtgatgtttttttctatttttggtcTCCATCCCAAACAAATTTCCTTCTCGTCCTTTGGCTCTTGCCTGTCCTCTTTTCAGGCTGTGTCTGTGCAGGGGGGTTAGACATATATTTATGCCCAGTCACTTGGCCGGAGGGTGTCTGAGGTCTCGACCCGTTAGCCTCATGGACCGTGTCTTGGGAGACGTTTTGGCTGCAGCAGAAAACCATGGGCAGTGCTGAAGTataggcccaggcccaggccccgtCCAGCCGGGCACTGACCCAGCAGGGCTGGTGTTCATGCCTGGAGCTCCAGGATGGAGCAGCCGCCTTGACAAAGCCCCAAACCCACCCATGCGCTCCTCCATCCCTCGCCCCCGTCGCTTCGACAGGGTGGCtgttcttctccaggctggctTACACGACCTCACTTTGGAAATCCCAAAGGCTGGGAATTGACTCGCCATGTGCAACTTTGAGAAGAAATTTCTCAGAGCAAACACTACACTCTGGGGCCGGAAAGCTTCAGGTCCAAAAGGTGCTGGAGCAGTAGCGTCAGCCAGGCTTTGTGTGGGAAAAGAATTTGGaccaagaggaagaaagcaggcGTGGGAATTGCACCCAGATACTTGTGCTAAGTCAAGAGCTGCTCCAGCAAAGCGcatcctgcctccctcctccgcCGGGAAGGGTGGACCTGCACATCTGTGTTTACTTTGCAGGTGACTTGCTTTATCACCGGTCATGCCGCCAGCTGTGAGTCAGCAGCTCGAAGCCATCTGTTCCCTTCCCTGCAGGGAGACCGTGGGCTCTCGTGGCCCAGCGCAacgggctgctgcagccccgaACCGCGGCCCACGGGGAGCCCCGCTCTGCCGTGGTGCTGAGGTCCCCGGCCCGTGCGTGCCGGGTGGGGGACGGCGGGGACCTGCTGGGCAGGACGGGGCTGTCGACTACGCTCACAGCACTCTGCCCTGCACTGAAAAGGCACCTTGGGTCTCGCAGCTGATGGCACCTGATAGAATAAACACGTTGTTCCTGCCTGTTTCTTGTGATGAAAATGATGCAAAGGCTCCCCATGTTTACACGTGCCCAGGGTGGAGTCCCAGCACCGAAACGAGCTAGCCGGGACACCGAGGGCTCCTCGAGGGCTGAGGGAAGGACGTCCCCGAGCTCCCAAGAGGCCAGGACGCCCCGTTTTCTCGGCAGCGACCCAGGTTACCCCAGGGCAGCAGTTCTGGCTGTGAAAAGCAGAAGCACCTGCACCTCCCCCCCGGCGCCTCCGGGACCTTCACTGCGCGAGGGCCGAGGCAGCTGCCGCACCCCGGGCTGTATAAAACACGTTTATTAGCTTGTTAGTCACAGACGTGGAGGAAGCGTTCACAAGGCTTTCACGTCAGGCGCTGCCGCCCAGGAACGTCCTCGGGGCTTCGCCCCCGCTCCGGAGAGCTGAGAGAAACCCCGGGGGATCCGAGGAGCCTCCGCCGCTGCGGCGCCTTCGCCGCCAGCGACGCCCGGAGCCCCGCCTGCTCCCCGCGCAAAGGCTCCTCTTGGCTCTGTGGCCTCCTGTTCAGGCGTTTTTAGGGGGCTGAAGCGACCGCGCGGGTGAAAGGCCGCGGCAGGCACCGCTTCcccccgggcgcggggaggcCCCAGGCGCAGCCCCCCGCCATGAGGCTGCTGCCACCGAGCGGGCGGAAGCGGGCGCGGGTCAGAGGGCAGCGaccgccgcgcgcccccgccgctgAGGGCGGGGCGGCTGCCCGGAGTAGCTATGGCGGCCGGGCTGGCGGGCGCGGCCCGCCCCACCCGCGccctgctgccgggctgggggcggggtCTGCGTCGCGGGAGGGGACAGCCGGCAGGAGGCAGGTGTCGGTGCGGCCCCCGCCGCGTTGGAACAGCCAGAGCCACGGAGCCGGTGCTGCGAGATGCGTTGCCCACACGCAAGATGGTGCTCCGCACGGTTGGCGGCGGCCGAGCACGTCGGCACGCTGACGCATTTCCTCCCGCCAGCTGATTGGCTGCACGGGAACAAGATGGCGGCGCGCCCGCCTTCCACCCCTCCCACGGATTGGCTGCCAGCGTGCAagatggcggcgcgggggcttcCTGCCCCGGCGCAATGGCGGCCCCCAGCCAAGATGTCCGGAACCGGCCTTCGTCGCCCGCAGCCAAGATGGCGGCGTACGAAAagcggcgggcagcggccgccccggcggcgggcagcggcctcGGGGAGCCGgcgcgcgcgggggcggcggcccgcGGGCTGGGCACCGAGGCGGAGTTCCTGCTGCAGGCGGGCGTGACCGCTATGGTGCGGGAGGCGCTGCTGAAGGTGCTGGAGGCGCGGCCCGAGGAGCCCGTCTCCTTCCTGGCCGACTACTTCGAGAAGCTGGTGCTGAGcagcccgggcgcggggggcgaggccgccgcggagccgccggggctTCCGCAGCGCCTGGCCCGGGCGCTGTGGTACGTGCGCCTGGCTCATCACTCCCACAGgtgcggagcggcggggcggggagctgcggactacaactcccggcgtgccccgggcggcggccccgTGCCCCGCGGCGGGTGGGCGCGCGGAGCACGCTGGGAGTTGTAGTtgggggggagttggggggcggccgtgggggcggcggcggccccgcggcggcggctgagGTGTGTTTGCCCCGTGTCGCGGCAGGACGGCGTTCAACAACAACATGGGCATGGCCTACGAGTGCCTGAGCGCCAGCGGCCGGCGGAAGCGGCCCGGCGTCGACGGGCGGCTGTACAGCGAGCTGCTGCGGCGGATCTgccggccgggggctgcgcccgAGGACGTGGTGGCCGCGCTGCTGCAGAAGATCCAGTGCCGGGACCACGAGGCCGTGCCCTTCGACGTCTTCCGCTACGGCGTGCTCACCTGCTTCGTGCTGCTGGAGTTCGCCGCCAAGGCCGGCACCCTCTACGACGTGCTGGATGGCGGCTCCGGCCCGGCGGACAAGCGCGTCTGCCAGGCCGTCCTGCACACGCTGGAAGACGCGCTCGGAGCCAGCGACTTCTCTGTGCCCATCCGCTACCTGGAGGCCGGCTCCAAGCTGGGCCCGGACTGTTTGGCTTTGGCCATGGACCGAGCGCTGCAGGAGAGGGAGCTGAGCGTCTCCATGAGCAGGGAGGAGTTCGTGAAGAAAGCCACGGCCTTGTTTGTAGCAAAAGTCAAGCCCATTGACTAGTGTTTCCAGGTGGGAGCAACGCTCACCGCTTCCATTTCTAAATTCCTTAAGTGCTTCAAACAGAGCAGCCTGTTTTAAGGAAGCTTCAGTTCCTGGACCTAAGCTGGACAGTAAGGCACCAGTGGCCTTGCCAGGTCCTGCTCCTTGCTGGAGGGCCCTGGATCTGCTTAACTAGAGATTGCAGATTTTCATGTTTTATCTCCTGTTCTGAGCGCTTTCAGTGACCAGTCACCTTTAGTGCTTGGTGTTTCTATATCCAGGTCTGCCTGTCCTAGCTGTAGCACCTCTTCATTTACGACTGGCATTAGTAAACCTTTCTTAGGTTTTCAACTGGCAACTTGCAAAGAGGTCCGTAAACTGTAGGGCCATGATAGCAATCAAAAATGAGCCAAAATGGACTAAGCGTGGGGCTGGTGCTCTAGTTATCCTCCGTTTTCATTCTAATGCTGACAGTGTCATAATTGTGCAGCTTCAGCAGGGAACTTAATCTCTGCTTTTGGATTTGTTTTCCCCCAATCTATAAAATGGGGGACGATGCTTATCTGCCTCACAGACTACTGTGAGGATTTGCAGGTAAATACTGGGCTGATATGAAGTGTGACATAAAGCATTATTTGTTATGCATTTAAAACGTTTTGCTTAGAAGGTGAAAAATGGTTGGCTGGAAAGCAGTCTTCATTGGGAAGAGATGCTAGCCAAAAAGTCAGTTCTGTCTTGGCCAATAGCTGAGTTGTAAAGCTCATATTGGCAATAAACTATCCTTAGTGTTTCGTTGTTCTGTACTTACCAAAATGCCTTTGGCGTCTGCAGTCTAGACTCTGAAAATTAAAGCTCATACTTGACTAGTGATTTTTTCAAGCAAAGCTGCACGGTACTACTGATTTGATAATAATCTGGGGCTTTAAGCACCAGGTagagtaaaaacaaaatgaattccGTTCCCTTAGAggttgtattttgcttttaaacagagaagtTTTTTGAACCATACgttatttatttgaatttgtcCATGCTGATTATTTATACTGTGCCAATTATTGGTTTACTGTAatatattaaagatttttttattattattattattaagtggCAAGTTTATTTACTGCTTGGTAATACTTGGTGCTGGATAAATTTTAAGTGTTCAAATCTTGAGGCAGTCTCTTTCTTTAAGGGTTCACTGTTTTCA is a window encoding:
- the MADCAM1 gene encoding mucosal addressin cell adhesion molecule 1, yielding MEPVLLVLLGSLWGCSGRPANKLTVVPAEPVVPYGGSAQLNCSLACAEGTVQWRGLDTNLGTVVSSAGHSVLRLSNTAVAAEGTKICQGTCGGRHYQHAVDLKVYSLPDTLQLAAQPAVLVPGRPAALRCAARRVYPLAGLALAWYRGERLLQRAPFDAEETEEELFDVAATLPLAGRDVVVGAEFRCEVTLTVRRETFTRAAALAVSDAAVTEQPAAAATVPQTPPTAPAPTGTPGTAASEAAATLPPTQSPPARDATAAPTEPSQEPAAEAASDRAAAAETPSPESPAPRDDDADAPTAPPATGTVPGSGTASPTAGSTARAQGPAADGAGRRRGSPTAGPAAGTAPGCSLRIWSLPPNGTRGRALRIECRAQCGANATVRWLRTPVALSQYREEAAGSGSALSLDRAELRHQGRYQCAVLSRRAPVASLQLAVSADTVSTDPAIPVGTTVSLLGLIVTAVTSHRLWKRFKSQYDLS
- the TPGS1 gene encoding tubulin polyglutamylase complex subunit 1, which gives rise to MAAPSQDVRNRPSSPAAKMAAYEKRRAAAAPAAGSGLGEPARAGAAARGLGTEAEFLLQAGVTAMVREALLKVLEARPEEPVSFLADYFEKLVLSSPGAGGEAAAEPPGLPQRLARALWYVRLAHHSHRTAFNNNMGMAYECLSASGRRKRPGVDGRLYSELLRRICRPGAAPEDVVAALLQKIQCRDHEAVPFDVFRYGVLTCFVLLEFAAKAGTLYDVLDGGSGPADKRVCQAVLHTLEDALGASDFSVPIRYLEAGSKLGPDCLALAMDRALQERELSVSMSREEFVKKATALFVAKVKPID